One Prunus dulcis chromosome 8, ALMONDv2, whole genome shotgun sequence DNA window includes the following coding sequences:
- the LOC117637413 gene encoding tryptophan aminotransferase-related protein 4-like → MAKLQSSYFVCFAFSIFVNLLLVLKLYVGGEGELSWSRGAAEEAEHVAAVSCSGHGRAYLDGLILDGKEPVCECNSCYGGPDCSQFLTACAANADSGDPLFLEPFWMQHAAKSAVVVAGWHRMSYTFADQSRISAKLERHIRKLHAIVGNAVTQGRYIVFGAGSTQLLNAALHALSSNNLSSSSPASVVVSVPYYRLYQEQAEFVRSVDYKFEGDAAVLQNISDANTNVIEFVTSPNNPDGKLKKAIFQGSNAKAIYDRVYYWPHFTAIPAPADDDIMIFSISKLTGHAGSRFGWAVVKDESVYKRMSESIQISSLGVSRDAQLRALKLLNVVLETGGKEIFEFGYNKVKSRWEKLSNTLALSNRFSLQKIAPQYCTYFKKTRKPSPGYVWLKCEREEDKDCYAVLQNEANIYGRRGSLFGAEDRHVRLTLLRSQDDFDILLHRLNQLVLKENEPQKLFVNEI, encoded by the exons atggCTAAGTTACAAAGCTCCTACTTTGTGTGCTTTGCATTTTCTATATTTGTTAATCTATTATTAGTCTTGAAACTCTATGTGGGTGGAGAGGGGGAGCTGAGTTGGAGCAGAGGAGCAGCAGAAGAAGCTGAGCACGTGGCAGCCGTCTCTTGCTCAGGGCATGGAAGAGCCTACTTGGATGGGCTTATTCTTGATGGGAAGGAACCCGTTTGTGAATGCAATTCTTGCTATGGAGGCCCTGACTGCTCTCAATTTTTAACTGCTTGTGCAGCAAATGCTGAtag TGGAGACCCACTTTTCTTGGAGCCATTTTGGATGCAACATGCAGCCAAAAGTGCAGTTGTAGTAGCAGGCTGGCATCGAATGAGCTATACCTTTGCTGATCAATCTCGCATCTCAGCAAAGCTTGAGAGGCACATTCGCAAACTTCATGCCATTGTTGGAAATGCGGTGACTCAAGGAAGATACATTGTTTTTGGTGCTGGCTCAACCCAACTTCTCAACGCTGCACTTCACGCACTCTCTTCCAATAATCTCAGCTCTTCCTCACCTGCAAGTGTTGTGGTTTCAGTTCCTTATTACAGG CTTTACCAAGAGCAAGCGGAGTTCGTTCGATCAGTGGACTACAAGTTTGAAGGAGATGCAGCCGTGTTGCAGAACATTTCAGATGCTAATACAAACGTCATTGAGTTTGTAACCTCCCCAAACAACCCTGATGGGAAGTTGAAAAAGGCCATTTTTCAAGGCTCAAATGCCAAAGCAATCTATGATCGTGTGTATTACTGGCCCCATTTTACAGCAATTCCTGCTCCAGCCGATGATGATATCAtgatattttctatttctaaGCTCACTGGCCATGCCGGTAGCAGATTCGG GTGGGCAGTGGTGAAGGATGAGTCTGTGTACAAAAGAATGAGTGAGAGTATACAGATAAGTAGCTTGGGTGTTTCTCGGGATGCTCAGCTCAGAGCTTTGAAGCTTCTGAATGTAGTGCTTGAAACTGGAGGCaaggaaatatttgaattCGGATACAACAAAGTGAAGAGCCGCTGGGAAAAATTGAGCAACACTTTGGCTCTGTCAAACCGATTTTCTCTACAGAAAATTGCACCACAATACTGCACTTATTtcaaaaaaaccagaaaaccTTCACCAG GTTATGTGTGGTTGAAATGCGAGAGGGAAGAGGATAAAGATTGCTATGCAGTACTCCAAAACGAAGCCAATATTTATGGCCGTAGAGGTAGCTTGTTTGGTGCTGAAGATCGACATGTACGTCTCACTCTCTTAAGGAGCCAAGATGATTTTGATATATTGCTTCACCGGCTCAACCAATTAGtcttgaaagaaaatgaaCCCCAAAAGTTATTTGTCAACGAGATTTGA
- the LOC117638282 gene encoding tryptophan aminotransferase-related protein 4-like: MAKLQSFYLVCLAFSLVFNLLLIFKLYVGREWELSWSRRAAEEAEYVAAISCSGHGKAYLDGLTLDGKEPVCECSSCYGGPHCSEFLTGCAANAGSGDPLFLEPFWMQHASKSALVVAGWHRMSYTSADQSYISAELERHIRKLHAIVGNAVTGGRYIVFGAGSTQLLNAAVHALSSHNSSSSSSPASVVASIPYYNYYQIQMEFFHSRDYVFRGDASLLQNISDATNVIEFVTSPNNPDGQLNKANVQGPNAKAIYDRVYYWPHFTAIPTPANDDIMIFAISKLTGHAGSRFGWAVVKDESVFQKMTMYTLIDNMGISRDAQLRALKVLNVVLEGGGKDFFEFGYNTMKKRWEKLSNILSVSNRFSLQKFAPKYCTFFKKTREPSPAYAWVKCEREEDKDCYAVLQEEANVYGLSGSQFGAEDRFVRLALIRSQDDFDLLLQRLNQLVSEEKSSAKLFCPRFEDKLATCLLGANYIQHFSSRTRLNITKRP, encoded by the exons ATGGCTAAGCTACAAAGCTTCTACCTTGTGTGCCTCGcattttctttagttttcaATCTGTTGTTGATCTTCAAACTATATGTGGGTAGAGAGTGGGAACTGAGTTGGAGCAGAAGGGCAGCAGAAGAAGCTGAGTATGTTGCAGCCATCTCTTGCTCAGGGCATGGAAAAGCCTACTTGGATGGGTTAACTCTCGATGGCAAGGAGCCTGTTTGTGAATGCAGTTCTTGCTATGGAGGCCCTCACTGCTCTGAGTTTTTGACTGGTTGTGCAGCAAATGCTGgcag TGGAGACCCACTTTTCTTGGAGCCATTTTGGATGCAACATGCATCAAAAAGTGCACTTGTAGTAGCAGGTTGGCATCGAATGAGCTATACCTCTGCTGATCAATCTTACATCTCAGCAGAGCTTGAAAGGCACATTCGCAAACTTCATGCCATCGTTGGAAATGCCGTGACTGGAGGAAGATACATTGTTTTTGGTGCTGGCTCAACCCAACTTCTCAATGCTGCAGTTCATGCACTTTCTTCCCATAATTCAAGCTCCTCCTCCTCGCCTGCAAGTGTTGTAGCTTCAATTCCTTATTACAAT TATTACCAAATACAAATGGAGTTTTTTCATTCGAGGGACTATGTATTTCGAGGAGATGCATCCTTGTTGCAGAACATCTCAGATGCTACTAATGTTATTGAGTTTGTTACCTCACCAAACAATCCTGATGGCCAGTTGAATAAGGCAAATGTTCAAGGTCCAAATGCCAAAGCAATCTATGATCGTGTCTATTACTGGCCACATTTTACAGCAATTCCTACTCCAGCAAATGATGATatcatgatatttgcaatttcTAAGCTCACTGGCCATGCTGGTAGCAGATTCGG GTGGGCTGTGGTAAAGGATGAGTCTGTGTTCCAAAAAATGACCATGTATACGCTCATAGATAACATGGGTATTTCTCGAGATGCTCAGCTGAGAGCTTTGAAGGTTTTGAATGTAGTCCTTGAAGGGGGAGGAAAGGATTTTTTTGAATTCGGATATAACACTATGAAGAAGCGTTGGGAAAAATTGAGCAACATCCTCTCTGTATCAAATCGCTTTAGTCTGCAAAAATTTGCACCCAAATACTGCACCTTTTTCAAGAAAACTAGAGAACCTTCACCAG CTTATGCATGGGTGAAGTGCGAAAGGGAAGAGGATAAAGATTGCTATGCAGTCCTCCAAGAAGAAGCCAACGTTTACGGGCTTAGCGGTTCTCAGTTTGGCGCTGAAGATCGATTTGTGCGTCTCGCCCTCATAAGGAGCCAAgatgattttgatttattgCTTCAACGACTCAACCAATTAGTCTCGGAAGAAAAGTCATCGGCAAAGCTATTTTGTCCACGATTTGAAGACAAATTAGCCACATGTTTATTAGGAGCCAATTATATTCAACACTTCTCTTCAAGGACTAGGCTTAATATCACCAAACGTCCctaa